A single genomic interval of Aedes aegypti strain LVP_AGWG chromosome 1, AaegL5.0 Primary Assembly, whole genome shotgun sequence harbors:
- the LOC5580023 gene encoding brahma-associated protein of 60 kDa, which produces MSQRFPPAGPSGAPPGAPGPQRYPPSPAGQPSQPPPGMRPYGPGNNFPPRGYTPPPQMPGGPPPQNPPAMHPRPMQPGFQAGSMRGSPMPSGSSGGSKRPADNRSTMSQPPPKSDYPAKKKKKLADKILPQKVRDLVPESQAYMDLLAFERKLDATIMRKRLDIQEALKRPMKQKRKLRIFISNTFYPSKETEGGDPGAESSVASWELRVEGRLLEDNKSDPNKIKRKFSSFFKSLVIELDKELYGPDNHLVEWHRTHSTQETDGFQVKRPGDRNVRCTILLLLDYQPLQFKLDPRLARLLGVHTQTRPVIISALWQYIKTHKLQDAHEREYITCDKYLEQIFGCQRMKFAEIPQRLNPLLHPPDPIVINHVITVEGGMENKQTACYDIDVEVDDTLKNQMNNFLLSTASQQEIQTLDSKIHDTVETINQLKTNREFFLSFAKDPQTFIHKWIVSQTRDLKTMTDIVGNPEEERRAEFYYQPWTQEAVSRYFFTKVNQKRAELEQALGIRNS; this is translated from the exons ATGTCCCAACGCTTTCCTCCAGCGGGGCCCAGTGGTGCTCCGCCCGGTGCTCCCGGTCCACAGCGGTATCCTCCGTCTCCGGCCGGGCAGCCCAGTCAACCGCCGCCGGGAATGCGTCCGTACGGGCCTGGGAACAATTTTCCG CCCCGCGGTTACACTCCCCCTCCCCAGATGCCCGGTGGACCTCCGCCGCAAAACCCACCGGCAATGCATCCGCGACCGATGCAGCCGGGCTTCCAGGCTGGCAGTATGCGTGGTTCGCCAATGCCGAGCGGATCGTCAGGAGGGAGCAAACGTCCAGCGGACAATCGAAGCACCATGAGTCAACCACCCCCGAAGAG TGACTATCCGgcgaagaaaaagaagaaactgGCGGACAAAATCCTACCCCAGAAGGTACGCGACCTGGTTCCGGAATCGCAGGCCTACATGGACCTGTTGGCGTTCGAACGCAAGCTGGACGCGACGATTATGCGCAAGCGGCTGGACATTCAGGAAGCCCTGAAGCGTCCAATGAAGCAGAAGCGAAAACTCCGGATCTTCATTTCCAACACGTTCTACCCGAGCAAGGAGACCGAAGGCGGCGATCCGGGCGCTGAGAGCTCGGTTGCTTCGTGGGAACTGCGCGTGGAGGGACGCCTTCTGGAGGATAACAAGTCGGATCCGAACAAAATCAAGCGTAAGTTCTCGAGCTTCTTCAAGTCGTTGGTCATCGAGCTGGACAAGGAGCTGTACGGGCCGGACAATCATCTGGTTGAGTGGCATCGTACCCATTCCACTCAGGAGACGGACGGATTCCAGGTGAAGCGTCCCGGAGATCGCAACGTCCGATGCACGATCTTGCTGTTGTTGGACTATCAGCCGTTGCAGTTCAAGTTGGATCCGCGTTTGGCCCGTCTTTTGGGGGTTCACACCCAGACGCGTCCGGTTATCATTTCCGCACTGTGGCAGTATATTAAGACTCATAAGCTCCAGGACGCCCATGAACGCGAGTACATTACTTGCGATAAATATCTGGAGCAGATCTTCGGCTGCCAGAGAATGAAGTTTGCGGAGATCCCGCAGCGCTTGAATCCGCTCCTGCACCCTCCAGATCCAATCGTCATCAACCACGTGATCACCGTGGAAGGAGGAATGGAGAACAAGCAAACTGCTTGCTACGACATCGACGTCGAGGTGGACGACACCCTGAAGAATCAGATGAACAACTTTTTGCTGAGCACTGCCTCCCAGCAGGAGATTCAAACGCTGGACAGCAAGATCCATGACACGGTGGAGACGATCAACCAGCTCAAAACGAACCGAGAGTTCTTCCTGAGCTTCGCCAAGGATCCGCAGACGTTCATACACAAGTGGATCGTTTCGCAGACGCGCGATCTCAAGACGATGACCGATATCGTCGGGAATCCGGAGGAGGAACGCCGCGCCGAGTTCTATTACCAACCGTGGACTCAGGAGGCGGTCTCGCGGTACTTCTTCACCAAGGTCAATCAGAAGCGGGCCGAGCTGGAGCAAGCTTTGGGCATTCGGAACTCCTAG